The following coding sequences are from one Abditibacteriaceae bacterium window:
- a CDS encoding MoxR family ATPase: MESSSGTSSNAAASVAQFGDAIARIKEQIARSVVGQEMIVEGVLMCLCAGGHVLLEGVPGLGKTLLVRTLAQSLGMEFSRVQFTPDLMPADVTGTNIIAETPEGRKEFQFQRGPVFTNILLADEINRATPKTQSALLEAMQEHSVTVAGTTYKLDEPFIVLATQNPIEMEGTYPLPEAQLDRFLFKMKVYFPDLEELMAILDRTTAGIFEEPQPVVDGAGILQMRRLVREVAIAPHVQEHALHLVLGTHPDSEYATQSIKQYARYGSSPRGAQALILTGKVRALLQGRFNVSFEDIDFVARPALRHRIIMNFEGMAEGIDPDDLVESVIQKHAPQTLKAAA, encoded by the coding sequence ATGGAATCTTCTTCCGGCACTTCTTCAAATGCTGCGGCTTCTGTCGCGCAGTTCGGCGACGCGATTGCGCGCATTAAAGAACAAATCGCGCGATCGGTTGTTGGACAGGAAATGATTGTCGAAGGCGTGCTGATGTGTTTGTGCGCTGGCGGCCATGTGCTTTTGGAAGGCGTACCCGGACTGGGAAAAACGCTTCTGGTTCGTACCCTCGCGCAAAGTCTGGGAATGGAATTTTCGCGCGTGCAGTTCACGCCCGATCTGATGCCCGCCGATGTCACCGGCACCAACATAATCGCTGAGACGCCCGAAGGCCGCAAAGAATTCCAGTTTCAGCGCGGGCCGGTTTTTACCAACATCTTGCTGGCTGACGAAATCAACCGAGCAACGCCCAAAACGCAAAGCGCCTTGCTCGAAGCGATGCAGGAACATTCGGTGACAGTCGCCGGAACGACCTATAAGCTCGATGAGCCGTTTATCGTTCTCGCCACGCAAAACCCCATCGAAATGGAAGGCACCTATCCGCTGCCGGAAGCGCAACTCGACCGCTTTCTGTTCAAGATGAAGGTATATTTCCCCGACTTGGAAGAATTGATGGCGATTCTCGACCGTACAACGGCGGGAATTTTTGAAGAACCGCAGCCGGTTGTCGATGGCGCTGGCATTTTGCAAATGCGCCGACTGGTGCGCGAAGTGGCGATTGCACCGCATGTTCAGGAGCACGCGCTGCACCTTGTTTTGGGCACGCATCCCGATTCGGAATACGCGACCCAGAGCATCAAGCAATACGCGCGTTATGGTTCCAGCCCGCGCGGAGCGCAGGCGCTGATTCTAACTGGCAAAGTACGTGCGTTGTTGCAAGGTCGATTCAACGTATCGTTTGAAGATATTGACTTTGTCGCTCGTCCGGCGTTGCGCCACCGTATTATTATGAATTTCGAAGGAATGGCCGAAGGCATCGACCCCGATGACTTGGTCGAAAGCGTTATCCAAAAACACGCGCCGCAGACATTAAAGGCCGCTGCTTAA
- a CDS encoding response regulator, translating into MQILFVDDNADMCGMMSLLLQRRGHSVTTAASGTQALEVARQCCPDVVLSDISMPGMNGYEFVAALRAQSEKPFGAIALSGYCSLEDRARAREAGFDECLGKPVNLDALCRTVEMVGTRIAIDGLKKEPVPPITPTSTVSSVPSR; encoded by the coding sequence ATGCAAATTTTGTTTGTTGACGACAACGCCGACATGTGCGGCATGATGAGCCTGCTCTTGCAGCGACGCGGACACAGCGTCACGACGGCGGCCAGTGGCACTCAGGCGCTGGAAGTGGCGCGCCAATGCTGCCCCGATGTTGTGCTTTCTGATATTTCCATGCCCGGCATGAACGGCTACGAGTTCGTCGCAGCGCTGCGGGCGCAAAGCGAGAAGCCTTTCGGTGCTATCGCGTTGTCGGGATATTGCTCACTGGAAGACCGCGCCCGCGCCCGTGAAGCCGGCTTTGATGAGTGCCTGGGCAAGCCGGTTAACCTTGATGCGTTGTGTCGTACGGTCGAAATGGTAGGCACCCGCATCGCCATCGATGGCCTGAAAAAAGAGCCGGTGCCGCCTATAACACCAACCTCTACAGTGTCTTCGGTTCCTTCTCGATAA
- a CDS encoding UbiA-like polyprenyltransferase, translating to MNESAKAPEDSRPPIPKLKSRMRDYLELVKFSHTLFALPFALAAMLVASEGHPQARTFGWILVAMVGARTAAMGFNRIVDRDIDRRNPRTANREIPAGKVSIAQAATLVVISALLFLFASWQLNNLAFWLAFPTLAVLFFYSYCKRFTSLAHFVLGMCLGIAPAGAWVAVRGSLDWPPVALALGIMFWVAGFDVIYATMDNDFDREAGIHSLVQKLGMAKALEAAKFFHAIFIVLLALFGRLIGFPPLYYCGVGAIAIFLIYEHSMVSERDLRKVNEAFFTVNGAIAVFFLLLTAFSLWLMQFSSIARPS from the coding sequence ATGAATGAATCTGCCAAAGCTCCAGAAGATTCTCGCCCACCGATTCCCAAATTGAAATCGCGTATGCGCGATTATCTCGAACTGGTGAAATTTTCGCACACGCTGTTTGCCCTGCCCTTCGCTCTCGCGGCGATGCTGGTTGCTTCCGAAGGACATCCTCAAGCGCGCACCTTCGGCTGGATTCTCGTTGCGATGGTCGGCGCGCGCACCGCCGCCATGGGTTTCAATCGCATCGTTGACCGCGACATCGACCGGCGCAATCCGCGCACCGCTAACCGCGAAATCCCCGCCGGAAAGGTATCCATTGCGCAGGCTGCAACGCTTGTTGTCATCAGCGCACTGCTCTTCTTGTTTGCCTCATGGCAGCTCAACAATCTCGCGTTCTGGCTGGCATTTCCTACCCTTGCTGTCTTGTTCTTTTATTCGTACTGCAAGCGGTTCACTTCGCTCGCGCATTTCGTTCTAGGCATGTGTCTGGGCATCGCTCCAGCAGGCGCGTGGGTTGCGGTGCGTGGCAGTCTCGACTGGCCGCCGGTTGCTTTGGCGCTGGGCATCATGTTTTGGGTCGCCGGATTCGACGTCATTTATGCCACGATGGATAACGACTTCGACCGCGAAGCCGGGATTCATTCGCTTGTCCAAAAGCTTGGCATGGCCAAAGCGCTGGAAGCCGCGAAGTTCTTCCACGCGATTTTTATCGTTCTGCTTGCACTTTTTGGACGGCTGATTGGATTTCCGCCGCTTTACTACTGCGGCGTCGGCGCGATCGCAATTTTTCTGATCTACGAACACAGCATGGTTTCCGAACGTGATTTACGGAAAGTCAACGAAGCGTTTTTTACCGTTAATGGCGCGATTGCCGTATTCTTTCTTCTCTTAACGGCATTCTCGCTGTGGCTCATGCAATTTTCCAGCATCGCGCGGCCCAGCTAG
- a CDS encoding competence/damage-inducible protein A, with the protein MKAEILCVGSELLLGQIIDTNAAWMAQQLSRIGVDLHRKQTAGDNLGRIVDCIRGALARTDALIITGGLGPTTDDLTREAIAQALGVPLEFHPELEAPILELWTKRGKTPPDTIGRQAQLPQGARALENTCGTAPGVFATASGGQMIFAVPGVPKEMKAMLELSIIPELTRRMDGAPSVIVSRVLRTVGIGESSLEDPIADILLGATNPTAAPLIFGNTEVHVRLTAKAGNVDEANTMLDELDAQIRERVGEHIFGIDDETLPAVVLRRLRERGETLAVAESVTGGVLSQMLTDVAGASDVFRGAVVSYTNDAKTDVLGVEARTLQQFGAVHAETATAMAQHAREQFKSTWALSTTGEAGPTSQSGASVGTVFVGLAGDEARATQLDLFGDRDSIRRRSAMNALNILRLKIS; encoded by the coding sequence ATGAAAGCCGAAATTTTATGCGTCGGCAGCGAACTGCTGCTCGGACAGATTATCGATACCAATGCCGCGTGGATGGCGCAGCAACTCAGTCGCATCGGTGTCGATTTGCACCGCAAGCAAACAGCGGGCGATAACCTTGGCCGCATCGTCGATTGCATTCGCGGCGCTCTCGCGCGCACCGATGCGCTCATCATCACCGGTGGCCTTGGCCCGACAACCGACGACCTCACACGCGAAGCCATCGCGCAGGCTCTTGGCGTGCCGCTGGAATTTCATCCCGAACTCGAAGCGCCGATTCTCGAACTGTGGACGAAGCGCGGCAAAACGCCGCCCGATACCATCGGGCGACAGGCGCAGTTGCCGCAGGGCGCGCGCGCCTTAGAAAACACCTGCGGCACAGCGCCCGGCGTGTTTGCCACCGCGTCCGGTGGTCAAATGATTTTCGCGGTTCCCGGCGTGCCCAAAGAAATGAAGGCGATGCTCGAACTGTCAATTATTCCCGAACTGACGCGACGCATGGACGGAGCGCCTTCTGTTATCGTCTCGCGCGTTCTGCGCACCGTCGGAATTGGCGAAAGCTCGCTCGAAGACCCGATTGCCGACATTTTGCTGGGCGCAACCAATCCGACGGCGGCGCCCTTAATTTTCGGCAACACCGAAGTTCATGTGCGCTTGACGGCCAAAGCGGGAAATGTCGACGAAGCAAACACGATGCTCGACGAACTCGACGCGCAAATCCGCGAGCGCGTCGGCGAGCATATTTTCGGAATCGATGACGAAACCCTTCCCGCGGTCGTGCTGCGCCGCTTGCGCGAGCGCGGCGAAACTCTCGCCGTTGCCGAAAGTGTGACAGGTGGTGTTTTGTCACAAATGCTCACCGATGTCGCTGGCGCAAGCGACGTGTTTCGTGGCGCAGTCGTTTCCTATACGAATGATGCAAAAACCGATGTTCTGGGCGTCGAAGCGCGAACGCTGCAACAGTTCGGCGCGGTTCACGCCGAAACCGCAACGGCGATGGCGCAGCATGCACGCGAGCAGTTCAAAAGCACATGGGCGCTTTCAACAACGGGAGAAGCCGGACCAACGTCGCAAAGTGGCGCAAGTGTAGGAACCGTTTTCGTCGGTCTTGCGGGCGACGAAGCGCGGGCAACACAACTCGATTTATTCGGTGACCGTGATTCTATTCGCCGCCGCTCGGCGATGAACGCGCTCAATATCTTGCGCTTGAAAATTTCTTAA
- a CDS encoding YbjN domain-containing protein, with protein sequence MSTLLTEDAVSNESIFELFRSAFMRVELDDDGDVRVHTENGPRIWVLVDSNRHHLRFLCSYRFDSEATEYQKMEFANKLNDTVVMVRFAIDGDSLVVDYYLSYEEGILPYHIVAGVRRMSKIVTSAIAENDVQNIVL encoded by the coding sequence ATGAGCACGCTTCTCACGGAAGATGCGGTTTCCAACGAGTCGATTTTCGAACTTTTCCGCTCGGCATTCATGCGCGTGGAACTCGATGACGATGGCGACGTGCGCGTGCATACCGAAAACGGGCCGCGCATTTGGGTGCTGGTCGATTCCAACCGGCATCATTTGCGATTTCTGTGTTCGTATCGGTTCGATTCGGAAGCGACCGAATATCAGAAGATGGAATTCGCCAACAAGCTCAACGACACGGTTGTGATGGTGCGTTTTGCCATCGACGGCGATTCGCTTGTCGTCGATTACTATCTGTCTTACGAAGAAGGCATTTTGCCGTATCACATCGTTGCGGGCGTGCGCCGCATGAGCAAAATTGTCACATCCGCGATTGCCGAGAACGACGTGCAAAACATCGTGCTGTAG
- a CDS encoding RNA 2'-phosphotransferase, whose amino-acid sequence MNSRLVSASKFLSLILRHQPQIIGLSLDAHGWADVEDLLARANANGKRLSRAIIEEVVAKNEKKRFALSDDGQRIRANQGHSVQVDVELEAVTPPEILYHGTATRFLASIQAQGLMRGNRLHVHLSADEATAINVGKRHGKPVVLRVRAGAMHKLGRAFYLSANGVWLCAEVPPEFLEFP is encoded by the coding sequence ATGAATTCACGTCTTGTTTCCGCCAGTAAGTTCCTCAGTCTGATTTTGCGGCATCAACCGCAAATCATCGGTTTGTCGCTTGATGCTCACGGCTGGGCCGATGTCGAAGACCTACTTGCGCGGGCGAATGCCAACGGCAAAAGGTTGTCGCGCGCCATCATTGAGGAGGTTGTTGCCAAGAACGAAAAGAAACGCTTCGCCCTCAGCGACGATGGCCAGCGCATTCGTGCCAATCAGGGCCACTCGGTTCAAGTCGATGTCGAACTAGAAGCCGTGACTCCGCCTGAAATCCTGTATCACGGCACGGCGACGCGCTTTCTCGCTTCGATTCAGGCGCAAGGTTTGATGCGCGGCAATCGCTTGCACGTTCATCTTTCCGCCGACGAAGCAACGGCGATTAATGTGGGAAAACGACACGGCAAGCCGGTTGTGCTGCGCGTCCGTGCAGGCGCGATGCACAAATTGGGACGCGCGTTTTATCTTTCGGCGAACGGCGTCTGGCTCTGCGCCGAAGTGCCACCCGAATTCCTCGAATTTCCGTAA
- the hemW gene encoding radical SAM family heme chaperone HemW translates to MSALFSTVGLYLHVPFCARRCPYCDFAVTPNARPALVADYIAALHAELQRTLAEHARTDARPISTIFFGGGTPTELAPEELGAFVQQVRDNATLAVDTEISLEGNPENLDQAKLAALRAVGFNRLSLGAQSFDDQALQTLGRVHRAADIERVFSQARAAGWNNISLDLIYAVPGQSRASWRETLRRALALEPEHLSAYALTIEGETNFARRLERGELIPLDDDAHADLMQDADEATAEAGIARYEVSNWAQTGRECRHNQNYWRGGDYLAAGCGAHGHCNGVRWWNERDTKSYVLKVLSQESARAGEEILTARQRWNEIVMLGLRTRDGVAVSLAEKFGFDARSEWNGALSNLVERGVVRDKDDRLVLAPEAWAIADAVAARLTL, encoded by the coding sequence ATGAGCGCGCTTTTTTCCACCGTCGGCCTTTATCTTCATGTGCCTTTTTGCGCGCGCCGGTGTCCCTATTGCGACTTCGCCGTCACGCCCAATGCGCGACCTGCCCTCGTCGCCGATTACATTGCGGCACTGCATGCTGAATTACAGCGAACCTTGGCCGAACACGCCCGCACCGATGCACGCCCGATCAGCACGATTTTTTTCGGCGGCGGAACTCCAACCGAACTCGCGCCCGAAGAACTCGGTGCGTTTGTTCAACAAGTGCGCGACAACGCGACCCTGGCGGTTGATACTGAAATTTCGCTCGAAGGTAATCCCGAAAATCTCGACCAGGCGAAACTGGCAGCTTTGCGGGCGGTTGGTTTCAATCGGTTGAGTCTTGGCGCACAAAGCTTTGACGACCAAGCACTGCAAACGTTGGGGCGTGTTCATCGCGCCGCCGACATCGAGCGTGTTTTTTCTCAGGCGCGCGCCGCCGGGTGGAATAACATCAGTCTCGATCTAATTTATGCGGTTCCCGGCCAGAGCCGCGCGTCGTGGCGCGAAACACTCCGGCGAGCTTTGGCTTTGGAGCCAGAGCATCTTTCGGCGTATGCGCTGACGATTGAAGGCGAAACCAATTTTGCGCGTCGCCTCGAGCGTGGCGAATTGATCCCGCTTGACGATGACGCACACGCGGATTTGATGCAGGACGCCGATGAAGCGACGGCTGAGGCGGGTATCGCGCGCTACGAAGTGAGCAACTGGGCGCAAACGGGTCGGGAATGCCGTCATAATCAAAATTACTGGCGCGGCGGCGATTATCTCGCCGCGGGCTGCGGCGCACACGGGCACTGTAACGGTGTGCGCTGGTGGAACGAACGCGACACGAAAAGCTACGTCTTAAAGGTGCTTTCGCAAGAATCGGCGCGTGCTGGAGAAGAAATTCTTACAGCGCGGCAACGCTGGAACGAAATCGTAATGCTGGGTTTACGAACCCGCGATGGAGTTGCGGTTTCGCTGGCGGAAAAATTTGGTTTCGATGCGAGAAGCGAATGGAACGGAGCGTTGTCCAACCTTGTTGAGCGCGGTGTCGTGCGCGACAAGGACGACCGTTTGGTACTCGCGCCGGAGGCGTGGGCGATTGCCGATGCGGTCGCAGCGCGGCTCACGTTGTAA